AATCTTTAATGGATATTTAGGGCTGGTGACAATACCACTTTTAACAAGAGAGTCAAGATTGACAGTAGTTCCTGCCTTGATTTCATTCAAAGAGGCAACGTTGATCACGGTAAAAAACTTTGGATTTATCAAAGGAAAGTGTTTTAATTTCGGCACTCTTCTATATAAAGGCATTTGTCCACCTTCAAATCCTGGTCTGGTAGGCCTACCAGATCTTGATTTCTGACCTCTCATGCCAAAACCACAGCTTGCCCCCTGACCTGCTGCAATCCCACGTCCTTTACGCAATTTCTTTTTGCGAGCACCTTTATTTGATTTTAAAGAATCAAGTCTAATAGTCATGAGAATTCAGGAATAAATCTGTTCGAGGGAGATACCTCGTTCTTTAGCAGTTGCTTTGTGAGTTCTTAATAAAGACAAAGCTACCATTGCAGCCCTTGCATTATTTAAAGGTGTTTTACTTCCAAGCCTTTTTGCAAGAACATTTTTAATTCCAGCAAGCTCTAAAACTGTTCGAATCGAGCCTCCAGCAATTACACCAGTTCCAGGTGCTGCAGGGCGAATTAAAACACTCGCTGCTCCATCTCTTCCATTAGATAGAGTTGGTATAGAGCTACTTGGTGTCAAAGGAACTTTTACAAGATTCTTCTTGCCATCTGCAACGCCTTTGCGAACAGCCCCTATAACATCTCCTGCTTTACCAACACCAACTCCCACCTGACCTTTCTCATTGCCAACAACGACTATTGCTCGGAAACTCATTTTCTTTCCACCTTTAACTGTTTTAGAAACCCTTCTTATTTGAATAACCCTTTCTTGCCATTCAGAATCCCTTTCTTGATTTCTTCTATCTGAGCGTCTTCCGCGTCGATCACCCCCACGGCTATTACCTTTACGCTGCTCCTGTCTACCTTCTGCAGCTACAGGAGCAGAAGATGATGAATTCTCTTTTGTTTTAGAATCAGTCATTGTTAAAAAGAATAATCAAAATGTAAGGCCAGCTTTACGGGCAGCTTCAGCTAAAGCCTTAACCCTACCGTGATAAAGGCTTCCACCTCTATCAAAAACTACTTGCTTAATGCCTCTGTCAAGAGCACGTTTTGCGAGAAGCTCACCTACTACAGCCGAAGCAGCACAAGTGCTAGCGTTGACTTTACTATCTGAAAGCAACTCTTTTTCAAGAGTTGAAGCTGAGCAAAGAGTGTTTTGAGCAATATCATCAATTACCTGAGCATAAATATGGTTATTTGAGCGGAACACAGCTAGACGAGGTCGCTGATCAGTTCCACTCAAACCACGTCTTAAACGCTTATGGCGCTTTTGAGTTTTTTGTTTTCTAGAAAGAGTTGCCATGATGAAAAAAATTAATTAAGTGAAAGAGCTTTATTTTTTACCAGACTTACCAGCTTTGCGAATAATACGTTCACCGGAATACTTAATGCCTTTCCCCTTATAAGGCTCTGGAGGTCTTATACCACGAATCTTTGCTGCTTCATTACCAACCAATTCCTTATCAATCCCAGAAACTAATACATTAGTGTTGCTTTCCACTTTGAAAGTTATGCCATCTGGAGGATCTACTTCAACTGGATGACTATAGCCGGCACTAACAACAAGCTTTTTACCTTTCACTTGTGCTCTTGATCCAACACCAACAATCTCTAATTTTTTAGAATATCCATTGCTAACCCCTTCAATCATATTAGCGATCAAAGTTCTTGATAAACCATGGCGCTCGCGACTCTTCCTTTTATCACTATCAGCAGAAACTATTATTAATCCATCAGATTGAGCAACACTTACCCCTTCTGGAAGAATTCGACTTAGCTCCCCTTTAGGACCCTTGACTGTCACAGATAAACCATCAAGAGTTACTGCAACCTTATCGGGAATTGATATGGGTTTTTTGCCAATACGAGACATAATAAAAGCTCCTAAATTAATAGACGTAACAGAGAACTTCTCCACCAACACCCTGCTTGCGAGCATCGCGGTCGCTCATCACACCCTTAGAAGTGGAAATAATAGCAACTCCCAATCCCCCTAAAACTTTTGGGAGTCCACGATTGTTTTTATAAATCCTCAAACCAGGCCTGCTGACTCTCTTCATAGAACGAATAGTAGGATTTTTATGTTTACCGCTGTACTTCAATTCAAGAACAAGCTGAGTCTTAACACCCTCACCTTCCTCACTAATGTGGGAAATAAATCCCTCATTTTGAAGCACTTTTGCAATGCTTCTAGACATGCGAGAAGCAGGAACAAGAGTCTTCTCATGACGCTTTTCACTCGCATTCCTAATACGAGTAAGCATGTCTGAGATTGGATCATGATTAGCCATAAGTTTAATTGCTCCGAAAAGGCATTCCCATCTCCTTGAGAAGAGCTCGGCCCTCCTCATCGGTTCTGGCACTTGTAACAACGGTTATATCCATACCTCTAATAACATCAACTTTATCAAAAGAAATTTCAGGAAAAATAAGCTGTTCTTTAACTCCTAAAGTAAAGTTTCCTCGACCATCAAAACTTTTAGGACTAACTCCTCTAAAGTCCCTGATTCTTGGCAAAGCAAGATTTATCAATCTTTCTAAAAAGGCATACATTTTTTCACCACGCAGGGTTACCGCACAACCAATTGGCATCCCCTGACGAATTTTGAATCCAGCAATTGCCTTTTTCGCCCTTGTTACAAGAGCTTTTTGCCCAGTGATTGTTGACACCTCAGCCAAAGAAGCTTCTAAAGACTTAGAGTTTTGAGCTGCTTCTCCTAGGCCTCTATTAACATTAATTTTGACCACCTTAGGGACTTGATGAATATTAGAAAAGCCTAAATCTTTCAATAATTTAGGTCTAATAGTCTCTCGATAACGATTTTTGAGTGACATGGTTGATTTAGAAGGAGTTCTGAATGTTTTGAGAATTAATAAAGATGGAGGAAATGAGAAATTTCAAGAAAGATTGGTGAAAAATTAATCAATTAATTCACCGGTCTTTTTAAGTCTTCGTTTTTTAGACCCATCCTTATCAAGGAAAATTTCTACACGACTTGCAACTTTTTTATTAGTTGAATAGACCATTACATTTGAAGCATGGAGGGAAGCTTCTTCAGTAACTATCCTTCCTGACTCTCCCTCTTGAGTAGGTTTAACATGCCGTGTACGTAGGTTTACACCTTGAACAATCACACGATTTTCAATTGGCATTGTCTTTAAAACCTCTCCTGTTTTGCCTTTCTCTTTTCCGTTGATAACTTGAACTGTGTCACCCTTACGGATTCGCATCTTGATAGGTAAAGAAGGTTTTTTAGTTTGCTTAGAATTGAACATTTAAATTACCTCCGGAGCTAAAGAAACAATTTTCGTGAAATTACGCTCACGTAATTCACGTGCAACTGGTCCGAAAACCCTTGTTCCCCTGGGATTTTTATCTTCGTTAATCAGAACAGCCGCATTGTCGTCAAAACGAATCGAATTACCTGTATTACGTCGCAATGTTGCTTTTGTTCGAACAACTACTGCCTTAACAACATCTGATTTTTTAACACCCATATTTGGTACAGCATCTTTTACAGCTGCAACTATTACATCGCCAACATGTGCATATCTACGATTAGAGCCCAAAACACGAATGCATTGCAGGCGTTTGGCACCACTGTTATCAGCAACAGTCAAGAATGTTTCTTGTTGAATCATTTGAGAACCTCTTCCTCTTTAGTTGTTGAACTCAATACTGCTGAAACAGCCCACCTCTTAGTCGCACTAAGTGGCCTTGTTTCAGTAATACGAACTCTGTCACCGACCTTGCATTTATTTTTTGCATCATGAGCTTTATATCTAGTAGTTCTACTAACTGTCTTTTGATAAGTAGAGTGTGGAAAACGGTTTTCAACAGCTACTACAACTGTTTTGTCCATCTTGTCACTAACAACGGTTCCTAACCTTTCTTTGAGAGCCATGATTTTAAAGAAAATTGTCGGTTTTAGGTATTAGAGCGACTGCGTTCGCCCTGAATAGTTAAAAGCTGTGCAAGCTGAACACGAGCTTTCTTAAAGAGATGAGTCTGAGTCAACTGCCTCGTAGCTAGTTGAAAGCGAAGATCAAAAAGCTCACGACGAGTAAGATCAATCTTTTCTTTAATCTCAGCGTCAGACAACTTGGCAACATCTGATTTAGCTAATTCAGCCATGATTTAAGACTCCAATGTAGTGACTGATGAATCAGTAGCTGCCGTAT
This DNA window, taken from Prochlorococcus sp. MIT 0603, encodes the following:
- the rplF gene encoding 50S ribosomal protein L6, with translation MSRIGKKPISIPDKVAVTLDGLSVTVKGPKGELSRILPEGVSVAQSDGLIIVSADSDKRKSRERHGLSRTLIANMIEGVSNGYSKKLEIVGVGSRAQVKGKKLVVSAGYSHPVEVDPPDGITFKVESNTNVLVSGIDKELVGNEAAKIRGIRPPEPYKGKGIKYSGERIIRKAGKSGKK
- the rplE gene encoding 50S ribosomal protein L5, with translation MSLKNRYRETIRPKLLKDLGFSNIHQVPKVVKINVNRGLGEAAQNSKSLEASLAEVSTITGQKALVTRAKKAIAGFKIRQGMPIGCAVTLRGEKMYAFLERLINLALPRIRDFRGVSPKSFDGRGNFTLGVKEQLIFPEISFDKVDVIRGMDITVVTSARTDEEGRALLKEMGMPFRSN
- the rpsQ gene encoding 30S ribosomal protein S17, coding for MALKERLGTVVSDKMDKTVVVAVENRFPHSTYQKTVSRTTRYKAHDAKNKCKVGDRVRITETRPLSATKRWAVSAVLSSTTKEEEVLK
- the rplX gene encoding 50S ribosomal protein L24 yields the protein MRIRKGDTVQVINGKEKGKTGEVLKTMPIENRVIVQGVNLRTRHVKPTQEGESGRIVTEEASLHASNVMVYSTNKKVASRVEIFLDKDGSKKRRLKKTGELID
- the rplO gene encoding 50S ribosomal protein L15 is translated as MTIRLDSLKSNKGARKKKLRKGRGIAAGQGASCGFGMRGQKSRSGRPTRPGFEGGQMPLYRRVPKLKHFPLINPKFFTVINVASLNEIKAGTTVNLDSLVKSGIVTSPKYPLKILGNGNIKVKLLVQAASFTASAKKKIEAAGGTCEVFN
- the rpsE gene encoding 30S ribosomal protein S5: MTDSKTKENSSSSAPVAAEGRQEQRKGNSRGGDRRGRRSDRRNQERDSEWQERVIQIRRVSKTVKGGKKMSFRAIVVVGNEKGQVGVGVGKAGDVIGAVRKGVADGKKNLVKVPLTPSSSIPTLSNGRDGAASVLIRPAAPGTGVIAGGSIRTVLELAGIKNVLAKRLGSKTPLNNARAAMVALSLLRTHKATAKERGISLEQIYS
- the rpmC gene encoding 50S ribosomal protein L29, whose protein sequence is MAELAKSDVAKLSDAEIKEKIDLTRRELFDLRFQLATRQLTQTHLFKKARVQLAQLLTIQGERSRSNT
- the rpsH gene encoding 30S ribosomal protein S8 translates to MANHDPISDMLTRIRNASEKRHEKTLVPASRMSRSIAKVLQNEGFISHISEEGEGVKTQLVLELKYSGKHKNPTIRSMKRVSRPGLRIYKNNRGLPKVLGGLGVAIISTSKGVMSDRDARKQGVGGEVLCYVY
- the rplN gene encoding 50S ribosomal protein L14 encodes the protein MIQQETFLTVADNSGAKRLQCIRVLGSNRRYAHVGDVIVAAVKDAVPNMGVKKSDVVKAVVVRTKATLRRNTGNSIRFDDNAAVLINEDKNPRGTRVFGPVARELRERNFTKIVSLAPEVI
- the rplR gene encoding 50S ribosomal protein L18, with protein sequence MATLSRKQKTQKRHKRLRRGLSGTDQRPRLAVFRSNNHIYAQVIDDIAQNTLCSASTLEKELLSDSKVNASTCAASAVVGELLAKRALDRGIKQVVFDRGGSLYHGRVKALAEAARKAGLTF